AAAAAGGTTATTACGTATCCTGTAGCTTCGTAAATCTGAGTAGGATAACGATTTGGTACTTCAGCTAAAACCTCTTTAAAACGAGAGCTATTATCTATAAGATCATATGCTTTATTAACACTCTTGGCTTGAGTAATTGCCATCGCTTTATACTCACTGATATCATTTCTAATAAATTTAAATCCAAAATCGGTACCAGTTGCCTTACCAACAATCTCCGAGTTAAACAGATTCCCTAATCGTACAAACATTGCCCCCAATGCTGTTGGTATTACCAATCTGTCTAAGGTCCACAATAATGGTTTTTTTACCACCCTTTTACTGTAAAAATACATGGCAATAATTATACCAATAGCCGCCCCATGACTTGCTAATCCTTGAAAACCGGTATATTCAAATGGATCTAATTTAAAAGGTAAAAACACCTCAGCTAAGGTGTAATCTTCTTCATAAAAAACATAATGTCCAATCCGTGCTCCCAAAAGCATTGCAATGACCGTATAAATAAAAATTGAATCTAATTTTTCTAAAGAAATATTATCCTTAGTGTAAATGCGTTTCATCAATTGTAAACCAACAATGAAAGCTAAAACATACATTAAACTATAATATTTGATAGGAAAAGATCCTATTTTTATAATATCTGGATTAAAATTCCAGTCTATCGCAAGTGAAAAAATCATATATCTAAATTTGACCGTAAATATAGTTATTGTTAAATTATTTAATCATTAATGGTTGGAAGATTTTTTTATACTTATAAATGAGTTATTTCAACTATAAAGTCAGGATTACAGAAAAATGAACTGTTTTTTAACAAAATCTTTGTAAGATTTCTTTTTAAATGTTAAAATTTAGTTAATAGATTACACTTAGTGCAACTTAAGTGAATATTATACGTCTTACCCATTCAATTTAAAAAACAATAAATATGACAACTTTAAAAATAAGATTTGAAAATACCAATAGTACTATATGGAATAAAAAAAGACGTTACCGTTAATGCTTATTTTATTTTAAAAATAAAAGGGATCTGTTCAAATTGAACAGATCCCTTTTTATATGCTTATTTCAGTAATACTAAATAGATCTTACACTCCCTGATCCACTTACTTTAGTACTATTTTTTTTAGGATTCCCTTTATAACGGATATCACCAGATCCTGAAACTTTGGCATCAAGTTCCTCTTTTACATGTATTGATACATCACCTGAACCTGCAATACGAACTGTGGCAATATCTGTAACTAACATTTCTGCCTCCACATCTCCTGAACCAGAAATAGCACAATCAAAATTTTTAGCGACTCCACTTAAATTCATATCTCCTGATCCTGATATGGCAGATTTAAGCATATTTACCTTAAGTTTTAATTGAAAATCACCTGATCCAGAAAGAGCAGCTTTAAAATTATCAGCATTGATAATATCATTAGAAATAACATCTCCCGAACCAGTCAAAGCAACTTCTTCAATATCTTTAAAAGGAATAGTAATTACTATTTTTTCTTTTGTTTTAATATTAATTCCTTTTTTCCATTTAATTTTTAAATTTTCACCTTCCACTTCTGTAATTAAATATTCCAATAAATTGTCTTCGGCAACAATTGTAAGTTTACCTTCTTTACCAGCTACGAGTTTAATATCAAATGAACCTGAAATACCGATTTTATCATATTCTGAAACAGTTCTAGTAGTTGTAGTTACATTGCCATTACCTTTTATTTTTTTCCATTGAGCATTTGAAGGAATACTAAATGCTGTAATTGCTAATAAGATGATTAATTTCTTCATTTTTTTTAGTTTTTAGAATTTGAGTTATCGTTTTAATAAAAAGTTACACTTCCATATCCTGAATCTATAAATATTTTTGATTGTACATTTGATTTCCCATAAGATCCTTGGTATGATTTAGAGCTCGATTTCACGATCTGACTACTAAAATCCACCATGTCTTTGTCATATTTAAAACCTCCATAACTAAGTTTAATATCAAAACTGAAGCCTTTAGTTTTTGGAACTCCAATTTTTATTCCTGTATAGCTACCATCAATATCAACACGGCTAAAACCATCGCGTAGATTTTCAATTTTTACAGAACCATAATCAGCTTCAATTTCTACTCTATTTGAAATAGACCCCATTTTTAATGATAAGTA
The nucleotide sequence above comes from Aureibaculum algae. Encoded proteins:
- the lgt gene encoding prolipoprotein diacylglyceryl transferase: MIFSLAIDWNFNPDIIKIGSFPIKYYSLMYVLAFIVGLQLMKRIYTKDNISLEKLDSIFIYTVIAMLLGARIGHYVFYEEDYTLAEVFLPFKLDPFEYTGFQGLASHGAAIGIIIAMYFYSKRVVKKPLLWTLDRLVIPTALGAMFVRLGNLFNSEIVGKATGTDFGFKFIRNDISEYKAMAITQAKSVNKAYDLIDNSSRFKEVLAEVPNRYPTQIYEATGYVITFFVLWYIYWKTDKKQKYGYLFGVFMVMLWSIRFIIEFYKEWQGGIETLFNVNLNTGQLLSIPLVLVGLFFMFRPVKTV
- a CDS encoding head GIN domain-containing protein; amino-acid sequence: MKKLIILLAITAFSIPSNAQWKKIKGNGNVTTTTRTVSEYDKIGISGSFDIKLVAGKEGKLTIVAEDNLLEYLITEVEGENLKIKWKKGINIKTKEKIVITIPFKDIEEVALTGSGDVISNDIINADNFKAALSGSGDFQLKLKVNMLKSAISGSGDMNLSGVAKNFDCAISGSGDVEAEMLVTDIATVRIAGSGDVSIHVKEELDAKVSGSGDIRYKGNPKKNSTKVSGSGSVRSI